One part of the Methermicoccus shengliensis DSM 18856 genome encodes these proteins:
- the mtxX gene encoding methanogenesis marker protein Mmp4/MtxX codes for MGELKERIEELAEPSISVAVGLLEPCESHVESIARARMWAEPLVVCPPQLAGFVKEAGLEVSPAESPHEHLVQLLVEEDVDAAVRGNLPARDTLSALKDALSLEQIHRSALLGCGEGEFALAPVGIDEGESAHDRVRLAVSSAELLRLLGIAPSIGVLSGGRLEDRGRSVRVDATLDEGELVASELCGMGYRAEHCGILIERAVRTHNVLIAPDGVCGNLIFRTLVLLDGGVPHGAPVLDIDVVFVDTSRANRSYERQMALASALAAVRKGF; via the coding sequence ATGGGCGAGCTAAAAGAGCGCATCGAAGAGCTGGCAGAGCCATCCATCTCAGTGGCAGTGGGGCTCTTGGAGCCCTGTGAGAGCCATGTAGAGAGCATCGCGAGGGCAAGAATGTGGGCTGAGCCCCTCGTGGTGTGCCCTCCTCAGCTGGCGGGTTTTGTGAAGGAGGCTGGGCTCGAAGTCTCCCCAGCGGAAAGCCCCCACGAGCACCTCGTCCAGCTGCTCGTGGAGGAGGATGTGGATGCGGCGGTGAGGGGTAACCTCCCTGCAAGGGACACCCTATCTGCTCTGAAGGATGCCCTCTCGTTGGAGCAAATTCACAGGTCAGCGCTGCTGGGCTGCGGGGAGGGGGAGTTCGCGCTCGCTCCTGTGGGTATAGACGAGGGTGAGAGCGCACATGATAGGGTCCGACTTGCGGTATCGAGTGCAGAGCTTCTAAGACTGCTCGGCATTGCACCCAGCATCGGCGTGCTCTCTGGTGGCAGGCTCGAGGATAGAGGAAGGAGCGTGCGGGTGGATGCGACGCTCGATGAGGGCGAGCTCGTGGCAAGTGAGCTCTGTGGTATGGGCTACAGGGCAGAGCACTGCGGCATACTGATTGAGAGGGCAGTGCGCACCCACAACGTGCTGATTGCTCCAGATGGTGTGTGCGGCAACCTGATATTCCGCACCCTCGTGCTGCTCGACGGAGGCGTGCCCCATGGTGCTCCAGTGCTCGATATTGATGTGGTGTTCGTGGACACCTCGAGGGCCAACCGCAGCTATGAGAGGCAGATGGCGCTGGCGAGCGCGCTCGCGGCCGTAAGAAAAGGCTTTTAA
- a CDS encoding UPF0147 family protein — MTHDPEETIRQCVEVLERIINDDSVPRNIRRSADEVKGILLNRSESPAVRAASGISILDDITNDPNIPMHTRTLIWNIASQLETIPVE, encoded by the coding sequence ATGACACACGACCCCGAAGAGACCATCAGACAGTGTGTAGAAGTACTTGAAAGAATAATCAACGACGACTCGGTTCCAAGGAATATCAGAAGGAGTGCGGACGAGGTCAAAGGCATCCTGCTCAACAGGAGCGAGTCTCCGGCAGTGAGAGCAGCGAGCGGAATATCAATTCTCGATGATATAACCAATGACCCCAACATCCCGATGCACACCAGAACCCTCATATGGAACATAGCAAGCCAGCTCGAGACCATTCCGGTGGAGTGA
- the serA gene encoding phosphoglycerate dehydrogenase, whose translation MQDSTYKVLVSDPLAQQGIDELKERGLDVDVRTGLSEDELCDIIGKYDALVVRSGTRVTQKVIEAATKLKIIGRAGVGVDNIDVHAATRRGILVVNAPEGNTISAAEHTIAMMLSLARNIPQAHASLRQGEWKRKAFMGTEVRGKTIGIIGLGRIGAEVAKRCIGLEMTVLGYDPYISKERADEIGVVLTSLDELIENSDFISVHTPLTKDTRNLIDREQFSRMKSKARVINCARGGIINEQALYEALKEGRIAGAALDVFEHEPPEGNPLLTLDNVVLTPHLGASTQEAQINVAVGVAREIADFLDGKPVRNAINMPPIRPEVLPQLRPCLELAERLGKFTSQLAGHYESVEIYMGGELAKREASVVKLAALKGLLEPVVGARVNYVNAEFLMRERKVEIATSQKDEDGEGGCEVSLRLHSDGSVLTVGGAVHRGQPRLLKIDSYPIDIVPEGFILVIKHIDKPNIIGPCCMVLGEMNINIAGMQVGRLTKGGESIMVLSVDTEVPQGAIEQIKGIDGVIDVRLVVM comes from the coding sequence ATGCAGGATTCGACCTATAAAGTGCTCGTGAGTGACCCGCTCGCCCAGCAGGGCATCGATGAGCTAAAGGAGAGAGGGCTCGATGTGGACGTGCGCACAGGGCTCTCAGAGGATGAGCTGTGCGACATCATCGGAAAGTACGATGCTCTGGTGGTGAGGAGTGGGACCAGGGTGACGCAGAAGGTAATCGAGGCCGCCACGAAACTCAAGATCATAGGCAGGGCAGGGGTTGGCGTGGACAACATCGACGTGCATGCCGCCACCCGAAGGGGAATCCTCGTGGTAAACGCCCCAGAGGGAAACACCATCTCGGCAGCAGAGCATACGATTGCCATGATGCTCTCCCTTGCCCGCAACATCCCCCAGGCCCACGCATCCCTAAGGCAGGGCGAGTGGAAGCGCAAGGCATTCATGGGTACTGAGGTGCGTGGAAAAACGATAGGTATCATAGGACTGGGGAGAATAGGGGCGGAAGTTGCCAAGCGATGCATAGGGCTCGAGATGACCGTGCTGGGCTACGACCCATATATCTCCAAGGAGAGGGCAGACGAGATTGGGGTGGTGCTCACATCACTCGACGAACTCATCGAGAACTCAGACTTCATCTCGGTACACACGCCCCTCACAAAGGACACCCGCAACCTCATAGACCGCGAGCAGTTCTCCAGAATGAAGAGCAAGGCAAGGGTAATCAACTGTGCGAGGGGCGGCATCATCAACGAGCAGGCGCTGTACGAGGCTCTCAAAGAGGGGCGAATAGCCGGGGCTGCCCTCGATGTGTTCGAGCATGAGCCGCCCGAGGGAAATCCCCTGCTCACACTCGATAATGTTGTGCTAACACCCCATCTTGGAGCATCCACGCAAGAGGCACAGATAAATGTGGCAGTGGGTGTGGCACGAGAGATTGCAGACTTTCTCGATGGCAAGCCAGTGCGCAACGCCATCAATATGCCCCCGATACGCCCGGAGGTGCTTCCCCAGCTCAGACCCTGCCTTGAGCTTGCCGAGAGGCTGGGTAAGTTCACGTCCCAGCTCGCAGGGCACTACGAGAGCGTGGAGATATACATGGGCGGCGAGCTTGCAAAGAGAGAGGCCAGTGTGGTAAAGCTGGCAGCCCTCAAGGGACTGCTCGAGCCCGTGGTGGGCGCAAGGGTGAACTATGTGAACGCAGAGTTCCTCATGAGGGAGCGAAAGGTCGAAATCGCCACGAGCCAGAAGGATGAGGATGGCGAGGGGGGATGTGAGGTATCCCTCAGGCTGCATTCCGATGGCAGCGTGCTCACCGTGGGTGGAGCCGTGCACAGGGGACAGCCAAGACTGCTGAAGATAGACTCCTATCCCATAGATATAGTGCCAGAGGGTTTCATACTCGTGATAAAACATATCGACAAGCCCAACATCATAGGGCCATGCTGTATGGTGCTGGGTGAGATGAACATCAACATCGCCGGTATGCAGGTGGGCAGGCTCACCAAAGGTGGGGAGTCCATAATGGTGCTCAGCGTGGACACCGAGGTGCCACAGGGTGCGATAGAGCAGATAAAGGGGATAGACGGCGTGATAGATGTGCGGCTGGTGGTGATGTAG
- a CDS encoding Mov34/MPN/PAD-1 family protein — protein MAFWRKKKQKERIWAIEEEALQFILEASRSTHPREFAGLLSAREGVITECILLPGTISSEMSAVLQLYMLPNIGYAGSVHSHPVPDTTPSEEDLALFSRTGSVHIIVGFPYTPDSWRCYDRAGNPRELEVVRTQA, from the coding sequence ATGGCATTTTGGAGAAAGAAGAAGCAAAAAGAGCGTATATGGGCAATCGAGGAGGAGGCGCTCCAGTTCATCCTCGAGGCTTCCCGTTCCACCCACCCGAGGGAGTTCGCTGGCTTGCTTTCCGCAAGAGAGGGTGTGATTACCGAGTGCATACTGCTCCCTGGCACCATCTCTTCCGAGATGAGCGCCGTGCTCCAGCTGTACATGCTTCCCAACATAGGATATGCTGGAAGTGTGCACAGCCACCCGGTGCCAGACACCACCCCCTCAGAGGAGGACCTTGCTCTCTTTTCGAGGACTGGAAGTGTGCACATAATAGTGGGCTTCCCGTACACGCCCGACAGCTGGAGGTGCTATGACAGGGCTGGAAATCCAAGGGAGCTGGAGGTGGTAAGGACACAAGCTTAA